Proteins co-encoded in one Spirosoma endbachense genomic window:
- the ubiG gene encoding bifunctional 2-polyprenyl-6-hydroxyphenol methylase/3-demethylubiquinol 3-O-methyltransferase UbiG, translated as MEKIAPSVYEQIDNEVYKAQGDTWWKPDAVLHLLKTSINPWRVGYAINVLKSLNFDPTGKTALEVGSGGGILTEEICKMGFTTTGIDPAATSVQTAANHARATGLSITYDHGSGEQLPYADQSFDCVFCCDVLEHVRDLPKVFSEISRVLKPGGLFIYDTLNRTFISNLVAIKIWQEWKRWAFMPPNTHVWKMFIKPKEIKTLLAANGFEWKNHTGSQPNVSIPTMLTYLRKRVKGEWTIADLGKNFRLVESTDMNILYGGYAIKK; from the coding sequence ATGGAAAAAATAGCACCTTCAGTTTATGAGCAGATAGACAATGAAGTTTACAAAGCGCAGGGCGACACCTGGTGGAAGCCAGATGCCGTATTGCATCTGCTGAAAACATCGATAAATCCCTGGCGGGTGGGTTATGCCATTAACGTGTTAAAGAGTCTCAACTTTGACCCTACCGGCAAAACCGCGCTTGAAGTGGGAAGCGGAGGTGGAATCCTGACAGAGGAAATCTGTAAAATGGGATTTACTACGACCGGCATCGACCCGGCTGCTACGTCGGTTCAAACCGCAGCGAACCACGCCAGAGCCACCGGGCTTTCCATCACGTATGATCACGGGTCGGGCGAACAGCTTCCTTACGCAGACCAGTCGTTTGACTGCGTATTTTGCTGTGATGTACTGGAACACGTCCGCGATTTGCCGAAGGTCTTTTCTGAGATTTCAAGAGTCCTTAAACCCGGTGGGCTTTTTATCTACGACACCCTGAACCGAACGTTCATCAGCAATCTGGTGGCCATTAAAATATGGCAAGAATGGAAACGGTGGGCCTTTATGCCGCCCAACACGCATGTCTGGAAAATGTTTATCAAACCGAAAGAAATCAAGACGCTTTTAGCAGCAAACGGTTTTGAGTGGAAAAACCATACCGGATCGCAACCCAATGTTTCCATTCCCACGATGCTGACCTACCTCCGAAAGCGGGTTAAAGGCGAATGGACGATTGCCGACCTTGGAAAGAATTTTCGCTTAGTGGAGAGTACTGATATGAATATATTATATGGAGGATACGCCATTAAGAAGTAA
- a CDS encoding methyltransferase gives MNTTLEQIQISPARIMETATAFFASKTFLSAVKLGVFTTLSGNQSLSGKAIQKALNLHDRAVYDFLDALVALGFLNRDGLLETATYSNTPETEVFLDKNKPSYIGGFVEMANDRLYPFWADLDEALLTGKPQNEIKHTGRSMFEELYAKPERLKQFINAMSGISTGNFMALAQKFDFSRYSSLCDIGGAAGVLSVEVARQHPNIACTTTDLPSVESIARDYIAAQGMSEQVKTANIDFFKDEFPKADVITMGMILHDWDLPNKMMLIQKAYDALPEGGALIVVEALIDDDRRKNAFGLLMSLNMLIEFGVAFDFTGADFERWTKEVGFRSVDVIPLAGPSSAAIAYK, from the coding sequence ATGAACACAACACTCGAACAAATTCAGATTTCTCCGGCTCGTATCATGGAAACCGCAACGGCTTTCTTTGCGTCGAAAACGTTCCTGAGCGCCGTTAAACTTGGTGTTTTTACCACACTTTCCGGCAATCAATCCTTATCCGGTAAAGCGATTCAAAAAGCTTTAAACTTACACGATCGGGCTGTTTACGATTTCCTGGATGCGCTGGTAGCCCTTGGTTTTTTAAACCGCGATGGGTTGCTGGAAACAGCCACTTATTCCAATACACCGGAAACAGAGGTATTTCTCGACAAAAACAAGCCTTCCTACATTGGGGGATTTGTGGAAATGGCCAATGACCGCCTGTACCCCTTTTGGGCCGATCTGGATGAAGCGTTGCTGACGGGCAAACCCCAGAATGAGATCAAGCACACAGGCCGGTCAATGTTTGAAGAGTTGTATGCGAAACCGGAACGCCTGAAACAGTTTATCAATGCGATGTCTGGTATTTCTACCGGTAACTTCATGGCCCTGGCCCAAAAATTTGATTTTTCACGGTATTCGAGTCTCTGTGATATAGGTGGAGCGGCTGGTGTCCTCTCCGTTGAGGTGGCCAGGCAGCACCCAAACATAGCCTGCACGACAACCGATCTGCCATCAGTTGAGTCCATTGCCAGGGACTATATAGCCGCGCAGGGCATGTCGGAACAGGTGAAGACCGCAAACATTGATTTCTTTAAAGACGAGTTTCCCAAAGCGGATGTCATTACCATGGGCATGATCCTACATGACTGGGACCTTCCTAATAAAATGATGCTGATCCAGAAAGCCTATGATGCTTTACCGGAAGGTGGTGCATTGATCGTGGTGGAAGCCCTGATCGATGATGACCGTCGGAAAAACGCGTTTGGCCTCCTGATGTCCCTCAATATGCTGATCGAGTTCGGCGTTGCTTTTGATTTCACCGGCGCTGATTTTGAACGGTGGACGAAGGAGGTCGGATTCCGCAGCGTTGACGTAATTCCGTTGGCAGGGCCCTCCAGTGCTGCTATTGCTTACAAGTAA
- a CDS encoding cupin domain-containing protein: MQTHQDRILDFAAAGMWWEITQSTKDTHGAFFEAINVLAPGFDAPPLHVHPEAEESYHVLEGTLDVNLNGEWRQLGPGESAIVPAGMTHTLKNAHPVEVRLLNVHKPALGFERFFRRMHALIASGKLTLPPKNFGSLMRLSMLFVEHEKEIKSASPPHGVMRFFAFLGSLLGYKLPG, translated from the coding sequence ATGCAGACCCATCAGGACCGAATTCTAGACTTTGCTGCCGCCGGTATGTGGTGGGAAATTACCCAATCGACGAAAGATACCCACGGCGCTTTTTTTGAAGCCATCAATGTGCTGGCGCCAGGGTTTGACGCCCCCCCGCTGCACGTACATCCGGAAGCCGAGGAGAGCTATCATGTGCTGGAAGGTACGCTGGATGTGAACCTGAATGGCGAATGGCGACAGCTTGGCCCCGGTGAGTCGGCGATTGTTCCGGCCGGGATGACCCACACCCTGAAAAATGCGCATCCCGTGGAGGTTCGTCTATTAAACGTGCATAAGCCCGCTCTGGGCTTTGAGCGTTTCTTCCGACGGATGCATGCCTTGATTGCCAGCGGTAAACTGACGCTGCCGCCGAAGAATTTTGGATCACTGATGCGCCTATCGATGCTGTTTGTCGAGCACGAAAAGGAAATTAAATCGGCTAGTCCTCCTCATGGCGTGATGCGTTTTTTTGCGTTCCTCGGTAGTCTGCTGGGCTATAAACTGCCGGGTTAA